The Streptomyces fungicidicus nucleotide sequence GCCGCCGGAGCACCGTAGCCGGAGCCGGTCACACCGCCCTGACGGTGCGCTGACCGGCTCAGGCGGGCCCACGGCTGTGCAGCGGCTCACCCCCGAGCTCGGCGCGCATGCCCCAGTCCCAGTCGCCGACCACCGTGGCGGGCGCCGGGGAGTCACCGCGGAGCATCCGCTGGTGCGCCTCCCGGACCGCCTCCGAGGGCTCCAGACCGAGCTCGGTCACCAGCCGGGTGTGCAGCCGCCGGTAGGTCTCCAGCGCCTGCCACATCCGGCCGGCCTGGTACTGCGACAGCATCAGCTGGAGGTGGAACCGCTCGTGCAGCGGATAGCGCGCCGCGAGTTCGGTGAGCCTGGCCAGGACCTCGATGCCCCGGCCGAGCGCCAGGTCCGCCGCGACGCAGATCTCGAACGCGCTGAGCCGCGACTCCTGCAGCCGCAGCACCTCCACCCGGAGCACCGGCCCCAGGGGCACGTCGAACAGGACGTCGCCCCGCCACAGTCCCAGGGCCTGGTTGAGCAGCTCGGACGTGAGCCGGTGGTCCCGTTTGCGGGCCGCGGCGAGCCCCGCGGAGACCAGGCTCTCGTGCTGCAGCGCGTCCACTTGGTCAGGTGTCGCGTTGAGCACGTAGCCGCCGTGCGCGGTGGCGAGGATCTCCTTCGCGCGCACCGGTCCGCCGATGCCGCACACCGCGGCGATCCCCCTTCTCAACTGCATCATGTACGTCTGCAAGGTGGCCTGCGCACTGCGCGGCGGCCGGTCGCCCCAGAGTTCGTCGACCAGCTCCCACACCGGCACCGTGCGCCGGGCCCGCAGCGCCAGCAGCGCCAGCACCTGGCGGTGCTTGGCCGCGCTGGGTGTCCAGAAGTCGTCTCCAAAGTTGGCAGTCAGGGTGCCCAACAGCTTGATCTCCACCAGCCAACCTCTCCCCGTGTGTTGCCAGCGACATGATGCTGACACGACGCGCGTAGCTTCAGTAGTGCCCTCGATCACCAGTCCGGTGTGAACGGGCATATGACCGGCCTGGCCGAAACTCGCCTCCAGCGGGAGTCCAGTGCCGCATGAGCTGCGCCTCAAGAAGCGGACGACCGCAGCGTGTGAGGCTTTCGCCATGGAATTCACGCTCCTCGGCCCCGTCGGGATCGTCACGAAGCACGAGCACGTTCCGATCGCCGGCTCCCGTCAACGGATCCTGCTGGCCTCACTTCTCGTCAGCGGAGGCCGGCTGCTGACGAACGAGCAGCTCTACAGCGAGCTGTGGGGGGACGAGCCGCCCCACACCGCCCACAACGCGCTCCAGGCGCAGGTGTCCCGGCTGCGCCGCACACTGAGCCGGCTCGCCGACCCGTCGGAGCCGGCGCCCGCCCTCGTCACCCACTCCGCCGGGTACGTCCTGAAGGCCGACCCCGCGCGGATCGACATGAACGACTTCCGGCGCCGGATCACCGAAGCCAGGGCAGTCGCCGACCGTGACCCGATGGCGGCCGTGGGCCTGCTGGAGTCCGGAATCGCCCTGTGGCAGGGCAAGCCGCTGCAGGACACCGGCACCAGCCCGCTGTGCCACAGCACGGCCGTCCAGCTGGAGGAGGAGTTCCTGGCGGCGCACGAGGCCAAGCTGGAGCTGAAGCTGCGCTGCGGTCTCACCGAGGACGCGATCGGCGAGCTCCGGGCGATCGGCGTGGTGCACCCGTGGCGGGAACGCATCACCGAACTCCTGATGCTCGCCCTGTACCGCGTCGGCCGCCGCGCGGAGGCCCTGGAGACCTACCACAGCACCCGCCGCCAGCTCACCGACCACCTCGGCATCGAGCCGTCCCGCCGGCTGAAGGAGACGCTCCAGGTCATCCTCCGCGAGGACCCGGTGCCGCTGGCGCCGCTCCGCCCGTCACCGCTGTCGGCCCTCGCCCGCTGACCGGGGCGCCCCGGCGGGGAGCGCCGTCCTCAGTCCCCTTCCGCGGGGGCGGGCCGGTCCGGTGACGGTTCGTCCACCGGCTCGGCCAGCACCACCCGCGTACCGCGCCCGGTGAACGCCGCGACGTCGGCGTCCGTCGCCGAGGCGTCCGTGACCAGGGTCCAGCCGGCCGGCAGCTGGGCCCACGCGTGGAACGGGGCCCGGCCCAGTTTCGCCGCGTGGGCCAGGACGTACGTGCGGGCGGCCCGCCGGGCCATCAGTTCCTTCAGGCGGGTCTGCCGCAGGTCCGCCTCGCAGATCCCGCCGTCCGCCGTGACACCGTCCGCGGAGAGGAAGACCCGGTCGAACGTCATCCGTTCCAGCGCCGCCTCCGTCAGCGGGCCCACGAACGCCTGGCTGAGCGGACGCAGCGTCCCGCCCAGGCACTCGACGTGAACGGACTCGACGTCCGCCAGTTCGTGCAGCGCCGTCAGACCGGTGGTGGCGACCGTGAGGTCCTTCGCCGTACGCAGCTCGTGCGCCAGCGCCCCGACCGTCGACCCGGCGTCCAGCAGCACGGTCTCACCGGGCTGTACCTGCGCCGCCGCCCAGCGGGCGATGGCCCGCTTCTGCGCGTACGCCTCCGTGGTGCGCTGCCGCAGCGACGCCTCCGGATGCGCGTTCAGCGCCATCGCCCCGCCGTACGTGCGGGCCAGCCGGCCGTCGGCGGTGAGCCGGGCCAGATCGCGGCGGATCGTTGAGGCGGTCACGCCGAAGTGCCGGGACAGTTCCTCGACGCTGGCCAGGCCGGTGGTGGTGGCGAGTCGCAGGATCTCCTCACGCCGAGCCTGGGATCCGTTGGGCGGCATCAAGTGTCCTTCGCGATACGTGGGTTCAGCGGGCGGTGGACATCTCGGCGGCCTGCCGCAGCGCCTCGATCATGCTACCGGCCTCGGCCTTCCCCGTACCGGCGATGTCGAAAGCCGTGCCGTGGTCGACGGAGGTGCGGATGACCGGGAGGCCGACGGTGAGGTTGACGCCGGCCTCGATGCCGAGCACCTTGACGGGGCCGTGGCCCTGGTCGTGGTACATCGCCACGATGAGGTCGTAGTCGCCCCGGGAGGCCAGGAAGAACGCCGTGTCGGCGGGCAGCGGGCCGCGGGCGTCGATGCCGTCGCGGCGCACCGTCTCCAGCGCCGGGACGATCTTCTCCTCCTCCTCGCCGTACCCGAACAGCCCGTTCTCGCCGGCGTGCGGGTTGATCCCGCAGACCCCGATGACGGGGGCGGCCACCCCGGCCCGGACCATCGCCTCGTGGCCGCGGCGCACGGTCCGCTCGACCAGGCCGGGCTCGATCCGGTTGACGGCGTCGATGAGACCGATGTGGGTGGTGACGTGGATGACCTTCACCTTCTCGGTGGAGAGCATCATCGACACCTCCTCCACCCCGGTGAAGTGGGCCAGCAGTTCGGTGTGCCCGGGGTAGACGTGCCCGGCCGCGTGCAGCGCCTCCTTGTTGAGGGGGGCGGTGCAGATGCCGTCGATCTCCCCGGCGAGGGCCAGCTCGGCGGCCCGCTTGACGTACTCGTAGGCGGCGTTGCCGGCCGCGGCGGACAGCGTGCCCCAGGCCAGGCCGGCGGGGAGCAGTCCGAGGTCGACGACGTTGATCCGGCCCGGTGCGGACTCGGCCGCCGCCGGTGACGGGACGGCCACGATCTCGCAGTCGGCGCCGAGGATCCGGGCGGCCTCCCGCAGCCGCGCGGCGTCACCGATCACCACCGGCCGGCACCGGCCCAGCGTCGCGGCGTCCAGCACGGCGGGCACGATCACCTCGGGCCCGATACCGGCACCGTCGCCCATGGTGACACCGATGAGGGGGAGGGGCTGCTGCGCGTTCACTGGGTGACTCCTTGCTGAGAGGGGCGGAGTGCCGCCGCGATACGGACGAACGAGTCCGGGCCGCCGAAGCTCCCGGGGCGGGTGACGACCGACCGGCCGTCGGTGGTGGTGCAGTGCACGGCGCCGTGGTGGATCTCTCCGACGGGCCGCAGCGTGGTGACGCCGAGCGCGTCCAGCACCCGGCGGGCCGTCTCACCGCCGGTCAGGACGAGGTCCGGACGCCCGGGCAGCGCGGAGACGGCCCGGGCGAGGCCCGCCACGACCGCCCGTGCCGCACCGGCCCGGACCCCGCCGGCGCCGTCCACGGACACCACGGTGACCGTGCCGGGCGCGGGAGCGGGCAGCACGACGGTGTCCGTCCCGGCCAACTGCCCCGGCGCCAGCACGACATGCCGCGCCCCGGCCGCCACCAGCCGCCCCACCTGCTCACCCACCACAGGCTCCGCACTCCCGGCAACGACGAGCAGCCCCCGCCCCCCGGTCCCGACCGTGTCGTACACCGGTACGACCGCCCGGGCGGCCCCCGACGCCGCGTCCGGGCACGTCGCGGTCGGTCCGGCGGGGGAGGGCGGTGAGGCCGGTTCGGTGGTCGCCGTGGCCGGGGTGTGGGTGGCGGCTGTCGGCCCCGTGGCTTCCGCCGGTGCCGTCGGGTGGGTCGCGGCCGGTGTGTGGGTGGCGGACGGTGGGACGGCGGACGGCGGCCGGGTTCCGGCGGAGGGGGGTGTGGGGCGGCGGGAGGTGAGGAGGCGGCCGAGGGCGGCCGCCAGACCGCCGCTGCCCAGCAGCCGGACGCCCGGGCCGAGCAGCGCCGCCGCCGTGGCGATCACCGTCAGGTCGGTGTCGGTCTCCGCGTCGCAGACCGGGTGCCGCCCGTCCGCCGCCACCTCCCGGAACCGGCCGGCCAGGGCGATGGGGCCCCGCCGTACGGTCTCCAGCGGTACGCCGGTGACCGGCAGCGGGGCCAGCGCCCCGGCGACCGACCGCGGCGCCGCGCGCTCCTCGGCGCGCCAGGCAGCGGACTCGTGCAGCGGGACCCCGTCGACCAGGACCACGCCGCCGCGCACCACGCGCCGCGCGGCGGGCAGCGCGGTGGCGACCACCAGGACCTCGGCGTCCTCCGCGAAGGCGGCCGCCTCCGCGCCCACCGGCCCGCGCAGCAGCGAGTCGCACTTCTTGAACCAGAGCGGACCCCCGTCCACCGCACCGGAATTGACTGCGCGAAACGCGCGCCCCTCCGCGAGGTTCCCGTCCGCGTCGCGGCCGGCGCCGGACGAGACCCGCCCCGCCGCGCGCACCGCGCGTACCGCGGCCCGTACGGCAGCCGCGGCGGCCCCCTCGTCCAGGTACCGCGAGTCGAGGTCCACCACGACGGCCTCACCGGGGGCCGGGGAGAGCCCCAGGTCGGCCGGTCGCAGTACGAGCCGCGCGGGCAGGCCCAGCAGCGCGGCGACCTCCGCCGCCCCCGACAGGTCGTCGGCGAGCGCGACCACCGTGGTGTCGTCCCGACGGCACACGCGGACCTCCTCCAAGAACTCGGCGTCGCAGTGCCCCGATGATGACATAGCTTGCGTGATTCGCGCGAGACTCTTGCGCATAACGCGCAGTCATGCGAGCGTTCACACACCGAGAACCAACCGCCCGCACCGGAAGGAACCGCTCGTGAGCACCGGCACCCGCACCGGCCCGCACGGAAGCCCGCAGGGAATCGGACTCCCGTCCGTCCCCGTACCGCTCTCCCGTCTGGTCCTGGGCACCATGACGTTCGGCGACACCGTCGACCGCGCCGGCGCCGCCGCCATGCTGGACACCGCCCTCGACGCCGGCCTCACCGGCGTCGACACGGCCAACGGCTACGCGGGCGGCGAGAGCGAGCGGATCCTCGCCGAGCTGCTGCCCGGCCGCCGGGACCGGATCGTGCTCGCCACCAAGGCCGGCATCCCGCACCCCGACCAGGGCGAGCACGCCCCGCTCTCCCGGGCCGGCCTGCGCGCCGCCCTGGAGGGCAGCCTCAAGCGGCTCGGCACCGACCACGTGGACCTCTTCTACCTGCACCAGCCGGACCGCAGCACCCCGCTCACCGAGACCCTGGGAGCCGTGGCGGAGTTCGTCGCGGAGGGGAAGGTCCGCGCCCTCGGCGTCTCCAACTTCGCCGCCTGGCAGATCGCCGAACTGACCCGCGCCGCCGACGCGACCGGCGCCCCGCGCCCCGTGGTCGCCCAGCAGCTGCACAACCTCCTCGCCCGCCGGATCGAGGAGGAGTACACCGAGTACGCGGCGGTGAGCGGTCTGCGCACCATGGTCTACAACCCGCTCGGCGGCGGCCTCCTCACCGGCCGGCACCGCTTCGGGGCCGACCCCGCCACCGGCCGCTTCGGCGACTCCAAACTCGCCGCGATGTACCGGGACCGCTACTGGAACGAGGACCTCTTCGGAGCCGTCGGCCGGCTCACCGCGATCGCCGACGAGGCCGGCCTCCCGCTCACCGAACTCGCCCTCCGCTGGCTGCTGGACCGCCCCTCCACCGACGCCCTGCTGCTCGGCGGCTCCCGGCCGGAGCACCTGCGCGCCAACATCGCCGCCGCACAGGCCGGCCCGCTGCCGGCGGACGTCACCGCCGCCTGCGACGCCCTCGGCGCCGCCCTCCGCGGCCCGATGCCCGCGTACAACCGCTGACCCCCCGATACCCGCAGTCCGGAGACCTCTCATGACCACCGCCGCGCACTTCACCGCCGCACTGCGCGACCGCCGCCCCCTCCTCGGCTACTGGTCGCTGCTCGACTCGCCCGTCGCCGCCGAGCGCCTCGCCCGCCTCGGCTACGACTACCTCGCCTTCGACGCCCAGCACGGCCTCTTCGGCTACCAGGGCCTGCTGAACAACCTCATCGCCACCGACACCCGCGGCTCCACCGCCGTCGGCGTGGTCCGCGTCGAGGCCAACGACCCGACGTACATCGGCCGCGCCCTGGACGCGGGCGCCGCCGCCGTCATCGTGCCGCTCGTCGACACCGCCCGGGACGCCGCCGACGCGGTCGCCGCCGTCCGCTACCCGCCGCACGGCCGCCGCTCCTACGGCCCCATGCGCGCCCAGCTGCGCATCGGTCCGAACCCGGCCGACACCCACGAGCAGACCGCGGTCCTCGCCATGATCGAGACCGCCGACGGACTCGCTAACGTCGAGGAGATCTGCGCCACCCCGGGACTCGACGGCGTCTACGTCGGCCCGTCCGACCTGCGCCTGGCGATCGGGGGCGCCACCTCCACCGACCCGGACGTGGCCGACGCGTTCGAGCGGGCGCTCACCCGGATCCGCGAGGCCGCCGCGGCCGCGGGCATCGCCGCCGGCATCCACAACGGGGACGGCGCGAGCGCGGCCCGCCGGCTCGCGGAGGGCTTCACCTTCGCGTCCGTCGCCGCCGACGTCGTCCACCTCCAGCAGATCGCCGCCAGCCACCTGGACGCCGCGCGCGAGGGCCGGGCATGAGCACCCCCGCGCGCACCACCCTCATCACCACGCCCACCTTCGCCCGCCACTCGCCCGACCCCTGGACGCTGCTCGCCGACGGCGGCGCGGGCCCCCTGCGCCCGTACGACGACCGTGCCCTGCCGTACGGCGAACTGCTCGCCCGGATAGCCGGCGCCGACGCCCTCGTCGCCGGAATGGACCCGGTGACCGCCGAGGTCATGGACGCCGCGCCCCGGCTGAAGGTCATCGCCAAGCACGGCGTCGGCACCGACACCATCGACGTCGCCGCCGCCCGCGACCGGGGCATCCCCGTCGTCTTCGCTCCCGGCTCCAACTCGCGGGCCGTCGCCGAGTACACCTTCGGGCTCGTCCTCGACGCCGCCCGCCGGATCAGCGCCTCCCACACCGCGGTCACCGAGGGCGGCTGGCCCAAGCTCTTCGGCCCCGAACTGCACGGCCGTACCCTCG carries:
- a CDS encoding DeoR/GlpR family DNA-binding transcription regulator, with amino-acid sequence MPPNGSQARREEILRLATTTGLASVEELSRHFGVTASTIRRDLARLTADGRLARTYGGAMALNAHPEASLRQRTTEAYAQKRAIARWAAAQVQPGETVLLDAGSTVGALAHELRTAKDLTVATTGLTALHELADVESVHVECLGGTLRPLSQAFVGPLTEAALERMTFDRVFLSADGVTADGGICEADLRQTRLKELMARRAARTYVLAHAAKLGRAPFHAWAQLPAGWTLVTDASATDADVAAFTGRGTRVVLAEPVDEPSPDRPAPAEGD
- the pdxA gene encoding 4-hydroxythreonine-4-phosphate dehydrogenase PdxA, with the translated sequence MNAQQPLPLIGVTMGDGAGIGPEVIVPAVLDAATLGRCRPVVIGDAARLREAARILGADCEIVAVPSPAAAESAPGRINVVDLGLLPAGLAWGTLSAAAGNAAYEYVKRAAELALAGEIDGICTAPLNKEALHAAGHVYPGHTELLAHFTGVEEVSMMLSTEKVKVIHVTTHIGLIDAVNRIEPGLVERTVRRGHEAMVRAGVAAPVIGVCGINPHAGENGLFGYGEEEEKIVPALETVRRDGIDARGPLPADTAFFLASRGDYDLIVAMYHDQGHGPVKVLGIEAGVNLTVGLPVIRTSVDHGTAFDIAGTGKAEAGSMIEALRQAAEMSTAR
- a CDS encoding HpcH/HpaI aldolase family protein, whose translation is MTTAAHFTAALRDRRPLLGYWSLLDSPVAAERLARLGYDYLAFDAQHGLFGYQGLLNNLIATDTRGSTAVGVVRVEANDPTYIGRALDAGAAAVIVPLVDTARDAADAVAAVRYPPHGRRSYGPMRAQLRIGPNPADTHEQTAVLAMIETADGLANVEEICATPGLDGVYVGPSDLRLAIGGATSTDPDVADAFERALTRIREAAAAAGIAAGIHNGDGASAARRLAEGFTFASVAADVVHLQQIAASHLDAAREGRA
- a CDS encoding AfsR/SARP family transcriptional regulator; amino-acid sequence: MEFTLLGPVGIVTKHEHVPIAGSRQRILLASLLVSGGRLLTNEQLYSELWGDEPPHTAHNALQAQVSRLRRTLSRLADPSEPAPALVTHSAGYVLKADPARIDMNDFRRRITEARAVADRDPMAAVGLLESGIALWQGKPLQDTGTSPLCHSTAVQLEEEFLAAHEAKLELKLRCGLTEDAIGELRAIGVVHPWRERITELLMLALYRVGRRAEALETYHSTRRQLTDHLGIEPSRRLKETLQVILREDPVPLAPLRPSPLSALAR
- a CDS encoding aldo/keto reductase, translating into MSTGTRTGPHGSPQGIGLPSVPVPLSRLVLGTMTFGDTVDRAGAAAMLDTALDAGLTGVDTANGYAGGESERILAELLPGRRDRIVLATKAGIPHPDQGEHAPLSRAGLRAALEGSLKRLGTDHVDLFYLHQPDRSTPLTETLGAVAEFVAEGKVRALGVSNFAAWQIAELTRAADATGAPRPVVAQQLHNLLARRIEEEYTEYAAVSGLRTMVYNPLGGGLLTGRHRFGADPATGRFGDSKLAAMYRDRYWNEDLFGAVGRLTAIADEAGLPLTELALRWLLDRPSTDALLLGGSRPEHLRANIAAAQAGPLPADVTAACDALGAALRGPMPAYNR
- a CDS encoding AfsR/SARP family transcriptional regulator — protein: MGTLTANFGDDFWTPSAAKHRQVLALLALRARRTVPVWELVDELWGDRPPRSAQATLQTYMMQLRRGIAAVCGIGGPVRAKEILATAHGGYVLNATPDQVDALQHESLVSAGLAAARKRDHRLTSELLNQALGLWRGDVLFDVPLGPVLRVEVLRLQESRLSAFEICVAADLALGRGIEVLARLTELAARYPLHERFHLQLMLSQYQAGRMWQALETYRRLHTRLVTELGLEPSEAVREAHQRMLRGDSPAPATVVGDWDWGMRAELGGEPLHSRGPA
- a CDS encoding four-carbon acid sugar kinase family protein, with protein sequence MCRRDDTTVVALADDLSGAAEVAALLGLPARLVLRPADLGLSPAPGEAVVVDLDSRYLDEGAAAAAVRAAVRAVRAAGRVSSGAGRDADGNLAEGRAFRAVNSGAVDGGPLWFKKCDSLLRGPVGAEAAAFAEDAEVLVVATALPAARRVVRGGVVLVDGVPLHESAAWRAEERAAPRSVAGALAPLPVTGVPLETVRRGPIALAGRFREVAADGRHPVCDAETDTDLTVIATAAALLGPGVRLLGSGGLAAALGRLLTSRRPTPPSAGTRPPSAVPPSATHTPAATHPTAPAEATGPTAATHTPATATTEPASPPSPAGPTATCPDAASGAARAVVPVYDTVGTGGRGLLVVAGSAEPVVGEQVGRLVAAGARHVVLAPGQLAGTDTVVLPAPAPGTVTVVSVDGAGGVRAGAARAVVAGLARAVSALPGRPDLVLTGGETARRVLDALGVTTLRPVGEIHHGAVHCTTTDGRSVVTRPGSFGGPDSFVRIAAALRPSQQGVTQ